In Zalophus californianus isolate mZalCal1 chromosome 4, mZalCal1.pri.v2, whole genome shotgun sequence, the following proteins share a genomic window:
- the OPRD1 gene encoding delta-type opioid receptor isoform X2, translating to MKTATNIYIFNLALADALATSTLPFQSAKYLMETWPFGELLCKAVLSIDYYNMFTSIFTLTMMSVDRYIAVCHPVKALDFRTPAKAKLINICIWVLASGVGVPIMVMAVTRPRDGAVVCMLQFPSPSWYWDTVTKICVFLFAFVVPILIITVCYGLMLLRLRSVRLLSGSKEKDRSLRRITRMVLVVVGAFVVCWAPIHIFVIVWTLVDIDRRDPLVVAALHLCIALGYANSSLNPVLYAFLDENFKRCFRQLCRTPCGRPEPGSFSRARETTARERVTACTPSDGPGGGAAA from the exons ATGAAGACAGCCACCAACATCTACATCTTCAACCTGGCCTTGGCAGATGCACTGGCCACCAGCACGCTGCCCTTCCAGAGTGCCAAGTACCTGATGGAGACATGGCCCTTCGGGGAACTGCTCTGCAAGGCTGTGCTCTCCATTGACTACTACAATATGTTCACCAGCATCTTCACCCTCACCATGATGAGTGTTGACCGCTATATTGCCGTCTGCCACCCTGTCAAGGCCCTGGACTTCCGCACACCCGCCAAGGCCAAGCTGATCAACATCTGCATCTGGGTCCTGGCCTCAGGTGTGGGTGTCCCCATCATGGTCATGGCTGTGACCCGCCCCCGGG ACGGGGCAGTGGTGTGCATGCTCCAGTTCCCCAGCCCTAGCTGGTACTGGGATACGGTGACCAAGATCTGCGTGTTCCTCTTCGCCTTCGTCGTGCCCATTCTCATCATCACCGTGTGCTACGGCCTGATGCTGCTGCGCCTGCGCAGCGTGCGCCTGCTGTCGGGCTCCAAGGAGAAGGACCGCAGCCTGCGGCGCATCACGCgcatggtgctggtggtggtgggcgCCTTCGTGGTGTGCTGGGCGCCCATCCACATCTTCGTCATCGTTTGGACGCTGGTGGACATCGACCGCCGCGACCCGCTCGTGGTGGCCGCCCTGCACCTGTGCATCGCGCTCGGCTACGCCAACAGCAGCCTCAACCCCGTGCTCTACGCCTTCCTCGACGAGAACTTCAAGCGCTGCTTCCGCCAGCTCTGCCGCACGCCCTGCGGCCGCCCGGAGCCCGGCAGCTTCAGCCGCGCCCGCGAGACCACGGCCCGCGAACGGGTCACCGCCTGCACCCCGTCCGACGGTCCCGGCGGGGGAGCCGCCGCCTAA